ttttaatgtcatttataaatgttttttcttttcatagttttttgacTTTTAACATATTATCAAGCTTGGAATTATAACGACTTTTTTCACACACCCAACAAATATGATATAATGGTCCAGCATTATCCTTGTTTAAATTGAAGGAGCTACAAACGCCACTCTAACTATTCTCACATGCTGATTCAAGCTGGGAAAGTAATTTGCTTAATCATTACATGACTTGCGGGGTAATATATAATAAAGCAGCTAGCATTCTGTGTGACAGGTATAATGAATGGGACAACAACTGATGAGCaaaatttaagaatattttgTAGTAATAATGTTTTGTTCTTTTTTGACTTGAAGTAATCATTTCAGTCATCTTTTGTTGCACTTGAACAAGCCTGCATGTGCATCATGCCCTTCTTCTAGTTTCCCCACAAAGGCACAAACCAATTTagacccttcttttcttttgcattTCCCAGCTACCACCCTAGCTCGCCCTACAGTACTAGTTGGAGAAAACAAAACATAGCTTTTCAAAATTGGCTCCTGTAAAATGGAAGTACAAAAATATAATCAGTTTGTTTAATATCGGttcaaaccttttttttttttttttggtataatatcaaaccaaatcaaatatcaTTGTACATTGATTTTTACATCAGTTTAGGTGGATTATTTTATTTCAGCTAGATTCGCTTTTTTCTTGAATGTCTTTACTTTCAGCTGCTCTGTTGAATTAAAAAGGTAGAGTCAAGAGTGCCGACATTTGGAGAGAAATTTAGCCAACTCTCCCACTAGTTCTGGACCGCAGGAACTTGGGCGAATCAAATTAAGATCACGGCATTAATGTAGCTGGGGTCCAAACAAAAAATGTGGAAAATCATATCCATTTGTAGGACCTTTATTTGATTTGCAATTTCCCAACCTAAAATGTGAAGAAAACTCGTAACTAACCAGCTACCATTTTGCATCTCTTACGTCTTTAACTTCTCCATCTGTCATTTCAGTGGCACCAGAGGATGATGGTAATGTTATGAAGGTGAAGGTCCAGTATTTTTGGTAAAAGTCCCTAGCAAGTATCTGCAGTTTCGATCCAATTGTCCTCTTGAAATAAAATTAAGCTAGACTTAATATCATATTATCTACAGGACATTTACTTCAAAACAAAAGGAGTAGTATCTCGGTCAATAAAGTTGCAAGTGTTGGGACTAGGCAACTGCCCTTGACCCCTAGAGTCCTTGTAGGAAATTATTTATTGGAATCCTAAAGAGGACATAAAAGAAAGAGCTTGAACGCTATACAAAACCAGACTTgctaattaaaaaaatcactaaGCAGTTTTCAGCATGGCTAATCATGCCTGAAAATTTGTGGTGAATACATCTTCAGAGCATCCGATCATGTCAAGATACATACAAATATTTATGGTTGGCTTTTGAAAATAGTCTACAATGGGCCAAGTAATGTAGAAGCAAGAAGGTTATTGAAGAATGGACACAGAAAATGGACAAGAATATTTCAAGAACTTATGCTGCAAATGATAAAAGTATGACACAAAAGATGAAACAAGTCTGCAAGTAAAactaagagagagagagagagcgatAACATAGGATAAATAAATTGCATACATTTTCATTGATTACTTAAAAGGAGAATGAGCTCAGTATTTAGCGAGATTTCCTGGAAAGAAGCCAAAGCATATCTGAAGAGGAATGCAAATGACACAGAATACCTATGTgatatagttaaaaaaaaaaaaaaaaaaaaaaaaaaaaaaaaagccagaGGTGTAAGAGGTTAGAGATTACGTTCAGGGCACTCAAAAAGCAGTCGGACTGTGAACTATTGCCACTCGTTAGGCTTCCCAATATAATTGACTTGAAGGTGCTCCAGACATTCTACTTCCACCGTTGTGTAGTTCCGTGGATAATTCGAATACCAGAACATCCTTCCATTCCTTTTCAATCTGATCTATCAGGGAACTCATACAATTTTGAAGTGCATCCTGTCTAAAGAGGTTAACTTTCTGATGCACCTTATGCAGGAGACCTGGTATCAAAAGAAAACCCTTCCGTTGGGTGGTATAGTAGATACCAAATCATTAAAAGATAAAAACGATAGGAACCTGACATATGAGATACACAGATAGGAAACCTCAGACTTCAATTCCATCCTGTAAAGAGAAAATCAATAAATCAGAAAGGCCTTACAGATTATACTCTGCTACGATCAGTTTGTTAAACACTCTTTACAGATATAAGTGCTCTTTCCTGGAACTAACTGCTATGAGTAGTCATCGTTGAAAAATTCTTCTGAAAGTATAAAAATCAGAAGCAGCCTATATAAAATGGATCTCTTAGTCATAAACTTCAGAAATGGCCTTCAATTATGATTGGCAGTGGTGACGAGTTCTTAACTTCATAATATGCTAATTCAAGTCTCAGAAAACAGATTCACGGAACCAAAAACAACACCTATCTTTTGACCAAGCCAAGCTGCTGCTTCGTCGTTCTCTCGTTCAATGAACGTATATCGTATGTGTCGCGTTAGCAACAATTCCTTCTAGGAAAGCACTGTCCAGAGTTCGTTTAATTTGTTCAAAACTTCTAAAATCTGTGGGTGTAGCTTATCAGCAACACGAAACTGGTGAACAACACCATTCATCTCGATCCAACTACATCCAATGTCAGATTGGGTCTTCCTTTGACCCATCGCTTTCCTCACTTCGGAAACTTTCTCCCAGTTGCCTAGAGATGCATACAGATTAGAGATCAGTACCTCACTGCCACTGGGTCCATCAGAGTTAAGCTGCTTTATAAAATCTATAATGCTGTTACCAAGGAAAATATTACGATGGATTCTGCAGGCACTGAGCAAAGCCCTCCATATGACTATATCAGGTTTTATGTGCATGCTCTTTACAACTTCAAGTGCCTTTTCCAAGTATCCAGCACGGCCAAGTAAATCAACATAACAGCCATAGTGCTCAATCTGAGGTTTAAGTCCCCATAAAGTCTCCATGTTATAGAAGATTGAAGAACCCTCTTCTACCAGACCTGAATGGCTACAGGCATTAAGCACCCCTATAATAGTCACTTCATTTGGATTAACATTTTCATCTACCATCCTGTTAAACACGGTTAGCGCATGCTCACCTAGCCCATGATATGATAGACCTGATATCATACTTGTGAAATTGTGTACATCAGGTCTTGGAATTCTATCAAAAATCAATCTTGCAATGTCTATTCTACCACATTTCGCATACATGTCAATAAGAGCAGTAGATATATttgaactttcatgaatttcattcctcTTAATATAAGCATGAATCCAATTTCCCTGTTCTAAGGCCCCAAGATTAGCACAAGCAGACAAAGCACAAACAAGAACAGCTTCATTAGGCCTTACCTTATCCTCAAGGGAACAAAACATTTCATTCAAATATATAAGTACCTCCATATAGCTTCCGTTTCCAGCAAAACCAGATATAACAACAGCCCAAGAAACATCATTTCTCCCTGGCATTCTATAAAAGATTTCACAAGCTTCATACATCTCACCATTATTTGCATACCCACATATCAAACTAGTCCAAGAGAACACATCTCTTTCAGTCATTCTATCAAAAACTTTGTAAGCATCATCTGTAATCTTGAAAACAGCATACAGGTTAATCAATGAATTGCCCACATATAAGTTTGATTCAAGCCCATTTCTCATCACCAACCCATGAACAATTTTTCCTTGTACAATTGATCTTTGGTGGGCACATGAAGTAACAATAAAAGTGAACGTATACTCGTCGGGAAAAACCCGAATGGAGTGGTCTAAATTCAGGAGTTGTCGAAAAAGACTGAAACTTTCTGAAGAATTTTCGAGTTTGCAGTAAGCTCTGATCATCAAATTCCATATTAGAATAGGTGGTGAAGGTAAAGGATAGTGAAAGAACAAAAATCTTGCTGAGGTAACTTCCTTGATATGTAGGTAACAATGAATGAGAGAATTAACTACAGAAGCAGTTGATGAGAGTTCTTGGGTGAGTATTTGGGCATGTATTTGTTTCAGTTGAGATTTAGGTGGACGTTGGTATAGCAATTTAGACAATTCTTTTCGAGTTATGTGAATTTTGTGTTGGGACACAGCGGGAAAATTGGTTGTTGAAGAATAAGTAAAGATTGGATATTTGGGCTTAATAACAGTCAAGTGTTTGGCTTTACGCCACGAAAGCAAGCGCATTTGAAGTTTCAGAATGAAGAAGAGAAACAGGAAATCAATTGGACGTTTCAGCTCTAAGCATATACTTATATTCAGTGTTCTGCACTAAAGTTCTGGCTTATTGTAATGCTAAATGACTTGCCTACATTATTTGTATAGAAATGAGTTAAGAGATTGTCTGCGCAAAGTTTGATTGGATCTACATGGATTGTGTCAAAATACGAAAGTTGATGTCTTTGATGCATTCTTCttaaattatttacttaaattttttcaaatttataagaTTAATTTTGTATGTACAAGTTTGGATGACATTTTGACCCAATCAGGTTACATATTATGGCCCAATAGGTAGGGCCAAGATCAGcgaaaaattacattatttatacatagtttattatatatatattttttttatgtatgtatagtgAATATCTTTAACTCCGTTTGCCTTTTAAATTTAGGCGGATTGAACGAGTTACtaaaaatgaattgattttgcCGCTTTTATGTATTACATAGCTTTCATTCTGATTTTAACTTTTTGAGTCTCCGCCGATGGTTCAACCCTTACATGATCATTACTAGATTACCATGACATTAAAATACAGAGAAGGGTAAACCAGAGTTAAATGGCTAAGCCTTTTTCTCTCTTACCTTCTAACGAGCGTAACGTGGATTAGCAACCAAGCATAAGTAGTCAAAACAAATTGCAATAATGGAAactgaaaaaaatgaatttacttAGTTTATGAGCCAAGGAAAGTGGACCTTTCCCTGAAAAAAGCCACTCCAATTTCCAGACAACCACAAGAGCAATCACAATGTACATACTTTAGGCAAAACTATTAGCTTTATCAAGTAAAGCACACaccaatagaaaaagaaaaatgtaagTGAAACTCTGCTGACTCTCCTGAAAATATCACGTTTAGGCATTGACAATAACCGTCTTCTATATATGTGTTTAACATCTGGACCCGTTAGGCCAGAAGGCTGACTCTCGATGCATGTTGTATTGCAAAATCACACGAACATGAAAACTTTCGTGGCAGGACTCATGCTTTTCCATTCTCAGTTACACCTTTGATCTTCTCCTGGTCTTCCATGTGGCTGAAGTTACCTCTTTGCTTGAAGAGTTGCGTATGATGGTGCCTACAATAGAGCTTGTGATCATGGGCCACATAATTTGATGGGCTGATCACACAGCCCCCATGACTACATTTGAAACAAGGCCTGTGGTACGAAGTGCCATCAACAGCCACCTGTGAAATAGCAGTAAATATTTAAGTATCACATGATTGGATTTCGGTAGAGAAATCAACTTCTTATAGGTGTTAATAACATATTTTGAGAAGGTCAATCTGTTGATAGACGTTCCTCCTTTTCCACTAATTGCTACTacatagaaaaagaaaatgtctcTACCTTTTCCAGGGGGTAAACAGTTTTCTTGCATGCAACACATTTATCTTGAGTTCCCCCAAACAAAGCAGAAActttgttgtttgattgtgaCTAGGCAAATCGATAATACAACATAAGTGAGATCAACAGGTAAAAAGAAGACGATGGTGTATGCTTAAGGGATCATTGATGATCTTGACATTAGAAATCAATCAATCATGGAATACCTTATCAAGAGATCTTTCCTTGGCTGTTCTTGGACCCCCTACAAACAATGTAACGAGCAAGTGAAAACAAGCTTCAAAGGAATAAGTGATGCAAAAATGACTTATAAGAAATATCAACTTGGTAGCTCTAATAACCTTCAAAACTCTTGTTCAGGCTTCCGGTCATTTTGAATAGTTGATCAAAGTGAGGTCTGCAGTATAAAACTCCTTCATAGGAATTGTAGTTACCTAGCTGCAGAAGTTTAAAAATGACAAGGAAATTAAGACCAGGATATCTTTTTATGGATCGACAAAAAGGCACGGATGTGATGATAAAGATACATGAGAGGTAGTTGACATCATACAACTAGTCAACCTAGACTACATGAGAATTAGCTGTAATTGTTTTAAGTGTATACTAATCAAGTAACACAAATCACAGAGAGCTTCTAACAAGCATTCCCTGGTAATGATGTTGGAAGAAATACAAACATGTGGTGGTCCTGCCAAAAAAATGCCAACACTTGGGCAATTGAACAACAATTCAGAAGTTACAAAGTCACGGTTTATCCTTTGCACTATCTTTTGAaaattggaatatatatatatatatatataattcacagTTCAACCATCACAGCAGAATCAGTGCCAGTATGAGAGGTAGAATGAGGAGGAAAAGAAGGCAATATTTTAGTTAGCATTACATTCAATTTTGGCACTGCTATGATGTATTTCATTTAgaatatttatgaaaagttcTTTAATGgcaaaataaaagagagaaaaagaaaagaatcataAATGAGAAGCAAAAGCAGAACAGAAGTGCAGAGAATTCAAATCTTCAACGTAGCAAGacaataaacaaaaacaaaaaaagtgaaaagaaacCATAAAATGATTTGCCAGCTTGCCAGGTCAACCATTTTCCTCCTGATTGCACTAGCTTTATCAACATTTTGATGATCCAATTAAAAGATTCATCTTTCAGAATTATAACTACTCTGCTTTCTTCATTCATTGAAAATTTAGAACCTTTTAGTGCAGCATATAGAAGTTTATAAGAAGATAAATCTCATttgatataataattttttatatgaagggtttaacttatatacacctACATCATGAAAAAGTTTATACTATCAGGTCATGTTATCTACCTTATTTTTAAGATTACAGATCTCACTTTTTACGGAATGTTACTTATAGATATCTAAATTGGTGATATGATAGTGTGCAAATTTTCTTTACGCGATCGTCGATCTATTGATGCATATAAGTTAACCTATATATTAATATAATGAACCATTGCCCCATAGTACCTGACGGTTCATGTATAATGTATTGATAATGCAGTATGGCCGACATTAAAAGACAGAGAGATAAAAGATCAGAGAACCCCCTGTAGATTGCTTCATCATTATCAAGATGTCATCAAGGCTACTTGTTACCTTAAACAAACAATCCTGCCTAGCTTCAAATTGAATTAACAAGTATCATGGGTTTTTCGATCATGAACAAGCCCAAAAactcattttaaaaaaacaagaaaattcctACAAATAacgtttgaaaaagaaaaatactgcTTTCAGGAAAAATTATTGGCCATAGATGATCTCAAGCCACAGAAAGTCACTATATACATAATTGTTTAGATATGTACGTAGTAGTATCACCTTAAGAGTACCCTTGCAATGATTGCATCTGAAACAAGCCTTGTGATAGACTCTACTGTCAGCCTTAAGTTGATCCACCAAGTATACAGTTTTCTCACAGGCCTTACACTTCTGTGTTGTCCCTCCAAAAGTTGCCATTTGCTTTTTCTCTGAAGATAGATCTCTACTCAAAATTCAATGAAAACACACAGTGGAATTCTGAAACACGATCCAATAAGGAATAAAGAGACCCTTTTTCCCCCTATTTCCAATAAAAAGTCTTCTCAGTTTCTCTGAGGCTTTGAAAACTAGATTAACTTACAGCTAAGGAAGGAGTCAGAGAAGAAGTGCTGGCGTTACCTTATGGTATATAGTCGTGTTGAATACTTATTAGTAGTAGCCGCAGACATGCTTTTTCAAGTCATCAAATGTGAATAAATAATGTTGGCAGTCCACAACTCCACTTTGTGGGGTCTAATGTTAATTAAAATTTGTTTGCTGATTTCATTGACTCAAGAAAATTTAATAGTCGATGGACAATAATATCCATCGCCGAAATAGGCGCCATTTGTTAATGAGAGGATTAATGTGGCTTCCGCCAAATTTGTGTGCTGCTGCATTTAGTACTCCCGAGACACTTTTTAGGTCCCGGTTAATTTTTCCTAGGGACACATCTTTTCTTGGTGTGATATGATTCTTCATTGTATTAAATCAAAAATTACTTTTGAGTTCTAAGTCTTGCTCTGATTCAATTTAAGTATCTTAATTTGATTGAGcataaagttttaaaaaaaaaatatacttttgaatcttgttatcctaaattaaagatgtgggAAATGtataatactatttttttttagttcttattttaatttttttttttttaaaggaatatCATTTGAATGTTATGGTTTTAAATTAAAGAAGTGTGTAATGgactaaaatattctttgaatCTTATGATTTTAAACATGTTCGTAAGATGTTTGAATTGtgaacttactaaatataaaaagagacacTATTTTGGGGCAtatcaaaaaggaaataaaacgCTTAAATTGAGCGGGGAGAGTACTTGGCATAAGAAAAGGTTTAAAGTTGTACAGGAGGGTGCCTGTTATTGAGacactaaataaataaatgtggcATTTTTCTAGtagtttaagttttattttagaaGAAATCAGGCGCTTCAGCAATAATAGAGATACACATTATACTAATTTAATAATATGTTAGAAGTTTAATAGAACTTTCTTTGGTCATTCATCTTTTtctataaaggaaaaaaaaattattatactaAAAAAAAGTACATAATGGAAAACATGCATACGAAGAAATAAAAGTCTAATGTACGacaaaaatatacatatgaaaaaatcGAACGCAAAcgtaaaattaataaataaagcaTTGTCTACTTTATTATaatttcataattacatatttcGCAAAGAACACTTCTCTCATTTCAAGGGTCAAGTTAAATGCtcatttaataaagaaaattttacCATTTACTAATAAGGATCAATGATCTTTTCCCCATCCAATGATACACTACGGTTGTTAATATATAGTtgtaattattaattttattggAAGTTGGAATAGGTTGTCTACTGTAAAATCAAGAGGCAACATGTAGTTGTTgctttgttattttttcaattaagGGAAGAAAAATGAGCTAAATGAAGTATACAAAAATCTTGTGATttagaaattgaatgaaaagtgCAAAAACTATTAGGCAACACAtttgataaaattaattaaaagaatacacttctaaaaaaaaaaatagcaattgTACAACATTCAGAATCTTTTCTGCAACTTTACTTCATATTTTAGCCACTAAATATGGAAAAGCATTATAAGTAGACAAACATACCATGATACCATAATGGTCAGAGGTGGAGGGAGGAAGGGCcaaggggttcatccgaactTCCTTCGAtgaaaaattacattatttatacatggttaaaattattttttatgtatatatactaaatgttgaaccccctttgaCTTCTTTCGGTGTTTactttttcatgttttcaataAGTTATCGGTGTTGTGCCTATTGGAAGACAAAGGCCCTTAATAAAATGCCCTTTGATGAATAACAAATGGCTTCTCAAAATCAATACTTATTTTCGTGCTAATTTATGGCATTAAAACAATTAGACATAATTGCTTATTAGCATTAGATTACTATTAGAATTGTTCTATATATGCCTATAACAAAATAGGAGCTTCTAGAATTCCGATTGACACATACATTTTGAGAGGAGAGAAtcgaaagaaaggaaaaatcgactaaaatcaattattttaaggagaaaaaaaaagagaatttaaAAGAAGACCATTAGCCTTGCTGCAGTACAGAGAAATATTTCTTTATGTGCCAATTTTACATACAGTTACATCTCATTCGGGGGTGTTCCAATTTGACGCTGTTTTACCAATAACTTTCCTTATCTAACTTCAATTACGTCCAacaataaatttatttaactatGCAAATTTTAGAGTTTGATGTAGTTTCtctttatttataatttaattacaCAATTACTTATAAATCAGCTTAATTACTACAACTAACATATATAGCCtaattttcatatgaaaagCATAGAGGTGTAATAAATTCAAGGGAGGAAGTGGAAACCATATTCGATCCACAAAATCAACTTTTGTAGAAAAATTAAACCAACTTTTCTTCGAGAACGGCAATGAAGGGGCTAATcgaaaataaataattgtttttgcCTAATAAAAAGCAATGATTACACAAGTAGAGCTCAAATACCAATTTTTAGAAGATGAATACAACACGTAAATTTGAAGAGATCATCTAGAAAGTTTTCCTGTCATACAAAGAAAGACATTCCTTGTAATCCTAACACCACAGAAATTTGAAGAGATCATCTAGAAAGTTTTTTACTCCTTATCACAGAGGTTATGGGAGAGAATGTTGAAAGCCTTTATAATGTGCaaatatataatagtattatcTAAAACATTTTGTTGGAGAACAATTCATGAGTCATTTGAGCAAAAGAAGATTGCCCTTATATGTCTTTTGCATCACTTACCATTAATGAGCTTTATGAGACCATTAGTAGGAATATCAAGGGAATCCAGAAATCACTATGCATATGAGTTTTGATTTTCAATAAAGAATATGAATAGTGGGATAATAAATGATAATAATTGTGACTTTTAATCTtaactaaaataataagataagataaatgaaaaaaaaaaaacatagaagTTCAGTCATAGACATATTATGCcactttttatattatatatagattatagtaagcttccatttttcttcactaaatgaaagttggaatttAGATGATTCATAATTCAGCGcattaaatatattttcttattccTCTTAATAAGTTTGAATTATTCAAACATTATAATGAGTTTTAAAATCACTAACACGGAGTTCACATAAAAATGTGAATATGACTTTTGACACTACTCTACCTATTACAACCACACAATCATCACCACTAGTCTTAAGTACACAATCGCTACTAACCATGCCCACCGTTAATTATAATCACCAACCACCTCCGTTCCTAGTCATGACTATCACCTCCCTATCATATCCATTAACCATGTATTTTCATTGCTAGCCAGTAGCCACAAAGACCAATCACCTCCACCTCCCGCCACCTTTACCACTACAGCCAATCACCTCCACACCAACTACTTCCGCCACCAATATCCACCGAGTAACCACGTGACAACTATATTTTCTAGCAATCACcaataatcatcaacaactaatACACAATCACCATATATCACCACTACAATTTTATAGAAAGTGTTTTATCAAATAAACAATAATTTTATCattccataaaaaataatacatttaaataaagataaattataCGAATCAACTGTTgagataatatatattttaattatttagtgTTCAAACTTAAAATTATTATCTTAATAAGTAGTATAAAATACAAACATCTTAAACTAAATTAATACAAACAAACAATACATAAGTTATCCAATGCTTTAACATTTTTCTCCTTCGTTTGTTTAATAAAAAAAGTATACCGAATTTGTGATTATACACTTCGCCAGCTGCTAATGGAACCGTTCCACCTTATATTTTGTCCGTCTTTGAAGGACAAGCCTTTCTGTTAGCTTATGATATTGCAGCTGGTCAAACTGTCAAAGTGTTGAATATAAGAATATGAAACCAAAATAGTTCAATCACATTCCATTTACTGTTCAAATTCGATTCCAAAGTCATAAGATGATTAATTTTGTTTCTgaaaatatttagaaataatttaaggagaaaaaaaaaagtttgcatATGATTTGTTTCtggtttaaaattattttacatctttttatttttcctcgtcaattttattcatttggAAGGACAGAAATGCAAGTAGGGAGTTACAGCTCATACTCAATCATGTTTTCAATTCTTTTTGTTTcactttcacttttttttttttggcatatattttttcttttttgtattcAGATTTTTGTTTCATTCATCAAATAAAGCGTGTAGTCGTTGCTCGATTAATGATTGTTTTATGGGATGCCCCGGCCAATGAATGAgccctctttttcttttttcgaccTTGTctaatatttactttataatcTTCTTCCTTATCACCGAAAGATGGTGGTAGTCACAAGAATAAGGTACACCTACTAAAGAAATATAGCAAGAAGACATCACACTAATACACCCATGTTTGGAAcaactaataatttttttagtaaATGTCTCTGTATGAATTTTCCACCTTTCAAATAACTATAAGAATACAGAATGATCATCCTAAGTAAAAACCCTATTTAACGGTAGATTAGATGGTGGTAATTA
The sequence above is a segment of the Lycium ferocissimum isolate CSIRO_LF1 unplaced genomic scaffold, AGI_CSIRO_Lferr_CH_V1 ctg45, whole genome shotgun sequence genome. Coding sequences within it:
- the LOC132044442 gene encoding pentatricopeptide repeat-containing protein At2g20540-like; amino-acid sequence: MRLLSWRKAKHLTVIKPKYPIFTYSSTTNFPAVSQHKIHITRKELSKLLYQRPPKSQLKQIHAQILTQELSSTASVVNSLIHCYLHIKEVTSARFLFFHYPLPSPPILIWNLMIRAYCKLENSSESFSLFRQLLNLDHSIRVFPDEYTFTFIVTSCAHQRSIVQGKIVHGLVMRNGLESNLYVGNSLINLYAVFKITDDAYKVFDRMTERDVFSWTSLICGYANNGEMYEACEIFYRMPGRNDVSWAVVISGFAGNGSYMEVLIYLNEMFCSLEDKVRPNEAVLVCALSACANLGALEQGNWIHAYIKRNEIHESSNISTALIDMYAKCGRIDIARLIFDRIPRPDVHNFTSMISGLSYHGLGEHALTVFNRMVDENVNPNEVTIIGVLNACSHSGLVEEGSSIFYNMETLWGLKPQIEHYGCYVDLLGRAGYLEKALEVVKSMHIKPDIVIWRALLSACRIHRNIFLGNSIIDFIKQLNSDGPSGSEVLISNLYASLGNWEKVSEVRKAMGQRKTQSDIGCSWIEMNGVVHQFRVADKLHPQILEVLNKLNELWTVLS
- the LOC132044430 gene encoding LIM domain-containing protein WLIM1-like, which codes for MATFGGTTQKCKACEKTVYLVDQLKADSRVYHKACFRCNHCKGTLKLGNYNSYEGVLYCRPHFDQLFKMTGSLNKSFEGGPRTAKERSLDKSQSNNKVSALFGGTQDKCVACKKTVYPLEKVAVDGTSYHRPCFKCSHGGCVISPSNYVAHDHKLYCRHHHTQLFKQRGNFSHMEDQEKIKGVTENGKA